A segment of the Bdellovibrio bacteriovorus genome:
AGTTCCAGGGCTTTCTAGAAATCACCGATAGAATCTTCAAGACCCGGGAAATCGATGAACGGGTTTCTGTTCCCTTGCATCTTGTGGATCTCGTCGTTGCGGCTGATTTCTTCATCATCAATTGGATCTTCTTTGGACCACTTGCGCAAAGTCGCTTCCTGACGGGAATCAATTGGCAGGTCATATCTTACAGAGAAATAGAACAAAGCGCGAGCCACGTTGCCGCGGTGATTTGCCGGTGGCATGAACACGTCAGCGCCACCCTGAGCTGCGCGACCGAAACGGGATACTCTGCATTTCAGGGGTTTTCTGTCCTGAACAACTTCACCAAATGGGTTGTTGCCGCGGATAGAGTTCATTTCATTGTCAGTAGGATACAAGTGGTGCATGTCAGCTTTCTGCATGCTCTTGTTGTGGCGGCCAGAGAACTTGGATTGCGGCCAGGTGTGCTCAGTGTTCACAATGTTGCCATCGGGAATTCTGCCCGGAGCCGGAGCATTGCCGCCGCGGAAATCAGCAGAGCCACGGATAGAGTCGCAGTAAACGTCCTTCACGGCATAGTCCCCGTGACCTTCATCAACCAAATAGAAAGAACCCAGAAGGAAGGTGCGAGCGCCGTCGTAACCCAGAGAAACATGCTGATAGCAGTTGTCGCCGCTGCAGCCGTTCACGATCTGATCGTAGCTGCCGTTCACACGAAGGTGGAAACTGCGAAGAACAAACTGAATGTTCTTTTTCAGATCGTCGTTGGAAATTCCGGAAGCCAGATCGTGGTGGAATTTTTCGCCATAATAAGGAACATCGCCGGAAGAAGGAGCTGCAAAAACGAATTGCCCACAAAGCGTGGATACCAGCACCAGAAGAGAAACTGCGGTCAACTTCACAAAGAACCTCCATAGTCAGGCATTTGAGGTGCCTGGTAGAAACGCTGCGCCCTATTCGCAGCATATACGGGGAAACACTATGAAGTTATTTCCAAAAGATTCCGTGGTTGCAACAACTTAATGAAAACCAACCGTATACAAACAAATTTGCGCGGTGCGGAGGTGTCATATTCGACAAATTATCGGAAACAGGGCGGTTTTTAGCCCTGCTTTTTAAGATTTTTTCAGAAAACTCTCTGGCATTTCAGGCGCAGGTCCCAGATTTTTTTCCACTCATTTTGGAATATCAAAGCCGCTTCGCGGGACTGAACAGTCAGGCGGGCCTGCAGGGATCTTTTGTCCAACTGAAGCTGATTGAGGACATCCGGGGTGTAGGTCAAGGTGGAGCCCTCTTCCAGGGCTTTCATGGTCAGGAACTCTGGGGATTCCTGCATCTCTTCTCCCGCCCAGGCGTGAATGTAGGTGGAGTTCAGGAACTTGGTGTGAAGACCCTCGGAGCGGTTATAGATGTTTTCATATTGGGAAAGCGGGATGTACTTCAGTTCGGCTTTGGCGTAGCGCTGGCCATCACGGTAAGGCACCGAACCAATACAGACTTCCACCTTGTGCATTTGAAGTTTGGCCAGATCCGGCTTCGTGACTTCGCAGGCGTAACCTTCGTCAGCGGGCCAGTCGGATGTCAGAAACTCTTGGCAGTTGTGGGCCCAGGACAGGGCCGGGAACAAAAGCATGGCAAGTACAAGCAGGCGGTTCATGGGTACTCCTGAAAGCGCTGGTTATACCTTAAAGGCCGTGGGCCTTCCAGATGGTGGCCGAGGCGCCTGAAAAAGATTCCGGACTGCTCAAGGTTCAGACAGGTGACAGCGGCTTTCGCGGTGAATCTTGTCGCTGCCAAAGCGTTATGGAATACTGCCGATGTTTCTGGAGGGGTTCCTTGGTTAAGTATTTGATGATGGAGATTGAAAAGTCTCAGCTTATGAAGGCTGTGCATGACAACAACAGCCTGGTGCTGGATCTGGAGTGCATTCTGAGTGTGGTGGATGAAACCACCGACGTTCTGGAAAGAGCCAACAGCAGTGTCACCACTAAAATCACCATCAAAAATCCCCGCCTGAACCGCGTGCCACCTGTGGGCTACGTGTCTGAAGGTCAACTGGAAATCGACGACAAACCAAAAGGTTTCCTGCCACTGAATCTGGAATACAAAGGCGACTTCCGCCTAAGTCTGACCCTCGGCCCGGATGAGTTCGAGACCGAAGGTGATGAGATCATTATCAAGACCGAGAACTCGGAGATTCCGTCGGGGTATCGTAAAATTCCCGCGATGGGGTGGTAGACTCGCTAATCTTATTTCACGATTAACTCAAGGCTGACCTTGGTTCGGGAGTCTTCGGCGGAAGGTGGAAACTTCATCGCCTTGATTTTGGAGATAATGCAGTCTTCAAATGCAGGATCTTTGAAGTTCATTTCGCGAATGCGCGGATTCTTTACAAAGCCATCTTCATTTTGAATCCAAACAAGCGTTGCTCTTCCATCCAGGCCCGGCGATCTCTTTACTGCATCTTGGATGCAGGACTTGAAAGCACCTTGATTTTGATCGAGCGTGCGGTTGGTCGCTTTTTCCGTCGCGTCCAATCGTTCTTCGCGCGTAGGTACATTTGAACAAGAAGCTAGAGCTAGCATCATCAGGGTGAGGATAACTTTTTCTTTCAATTAAAACTCCCGTTATTGGTCGGTCTCGTTGTTGTTCTTTCCACTTCGTTTATGGGCGATCCACGATAATGCAGCAAATGCTGGAAAAATAATAAATGAATATAGGACATGCGTCTTAGCTTCGGGGCCGCATGTAGTTTCCCAAGTACCTAACCCGCTCGCGATACATTGATCCAACGAGTAATCGAATAAAATAACGATCGGGACCAGTAGAATAATAAGGTAGAAAAATATGGCTGATTTTTCTTTATAGGTGGGCATGGTTCTATCTTCTGTGATTTATTTTGGCGGGTACAGTCAAATAGTAGTGAAAGAAAAAGGCTGCGGGGGATTTCCCGGCAGCCTTTTGTTTGTCTCATTAGTAAGCGAAAATCTTTTTAATGTCTTTGTCGATCTCTGGTGTGATTTCAACCTTCAAGGCGCCCAGATTTTCCTGCAGTTGTTCGATGCTGGTTGCGCCCAGGATCACGCTGCTGACTCCCGGTTGGGCGGCGGTCCATGCCAGTGCCAATTGCGTGCGGCTGCATTCCAGTTTGTCGGCGATGCCTTTAAGTTCCCACACGCGCTGACTGTTCTTTTCGGTATAGAAGGTGTCCTTCAACCAGTCGATGCGCGACAGGCGGCCTTCGCTGACGCCCTTGTCGTATTTTCCGGTCAGCATGCCAGACGCAAGCGGCGACCAGGTGACTAGGCCCATGCCGTGTTGTTGGGCTTTGGGTTGCACATTGGTTTCAAACTTGTCGCGCACAAGCAGGTTGTACTGCGGCTGTTCGACTTGCGGTTTGTAGTAACCACCCTTGTCGCAGATGTCCATGGCTTCCTGAATCTGTTCAGCGGTCCATTCGCTGGTTCCCCAGTACAGAATCTTTCCGTGATGAATTAAATCATCCATGATGCGCACTGTTTCTTCCACCGGGGTTTCCGGGTCATAACGATGGCAGAAATAGATATCCAGATAATCCGTACCGATTCGTTGCAATGACTTGTTCACGGATTCCAGAATGTGTTTGCGGGAAAGACCCTTGTCGTTGATGTCTTCACTCATCGGCCAGAAGACTTTTGATGAAATCACCAGCTCGTGGCGCGGGAAATCTTTTAAAGCTCCGCCCATGATGCGTTCGGATTCGCCTTTGGCGTAGATGTCGGCGATGTCGAAGAAATTGATTCCGGCTTCATAAGCCAGGCGCAGAATGCTGCGGACGGAAGTGAAGTCTTTGACGGTGCCACCAAAGGTGGTCCATCCACCCAGAGAATAGGTGCCGATTTTAAGACCGCAACGGCCAACGCTGCGGTAAGGCATATTGGGATTGAACATCAGGGCCTCCTTGCAGAAGCCCCATTATCTTAATGAAGAACCGGATGTTGCAAGTAATGATTGATTTCGATGATTCGGTCTTGCTGACTGACCACGGAATCCTGAATCGCCACCAGCTTTTGCATCAGATTGTCTTTAGCAAGCCTAATGGCTTCGAAGATATCCTCGTGGACGCCTTCAGCCTCGGCCTTCGCGCCGCCCTCGTTTAAGACGATGGCAATACGATACAGTTTCTTCAGACCCTCGCGGGTGAATTCGCGCCCGTCTGTTTCATACTGGAGCGCAAGTT
Coding sequences within it:
- a CDS encoding endonuclease I family protein, whose protein sequence is MKLTAVSLLVLVSTLCGQFVFAAPSSGDVPYYGEKFHHDLASGISNDDLKKNIQFVLRSFHLRVNGSYDQIVNGCSGDNCYQHVSLGYDGARTFLLGSFYLVDEGHGDYAVKDVYCDSIRGSADFRGGNAPAPGRIPDGNIVNTEHTWPQSKFSGRHNKSMQKADMHHLYPTDNEMNSIRGNNPFGEVVQDRKPLKCRVSRFGRAAQGGADVFMPPANHRGNVARALFYFSVRYDLPIDSRQEATLRKWSKEDPIDDEEISRNDEIHKMQGNRNPFIDFPGLEDSIGDF
- a CDS encoding aldo/keto reductase family protein, with translation MFNPNMPYRSVGRCGLKIGTYSLGGWTTFGGTVKDFTSVRSILRLAYEAGINFFDIADIYAKGESERIMGGALKDFPRHELVISSKVFWPMSEDINDKGLSRKHILESVNKSLQRIGTDYLDIYFCHRYDPETPVEETVRIMDDLIHHGKILYWGTSEWTAEQIQEAMDICDKGGYYKPQVEQPQYNLLVRDKFETNVQPKAQQHGMGLVTWSPLASGMLTGKYDKGVSEGRLSRIDWLKDTFYTEKNSQRVWELKGIADKLECSRTQLALAWTAAQPGVSSVILGATSIEQLQENLGALKVEITPEIDKDIKKIFAY
- a CDS encoding AgmX/PglI C-terminal domain-containing protein codes for the protein MKEKVILTLMMLALASCSNVPTREERLDATEKATNRTLDQNQGAFKSCIQDAVKRSPGLDGRATLVWIQNEDGFVKNPRIREMNFKDPAFEDCIISKIKAMKFPPSAEDSRTKVSLELIVK